A window from Cellulomonas sp. C5510 encodes these proteins:
- the rpmJ gene encoding 50S ribosomal protein L36 codes for MKVKPSVKKICDKCKVIRRHGRVQVICENLRHKQRQG; via the coding sequence ATGAAGGTCAAGCCCAGCGTCAAGAAGATCTGCGACAAGTGCAAGGTGATCCGCCGGCACGGTCGCGTCCAGGTGATCTGCGAGAACCTGCGCCACAAGCAGCGCCAGGGCTGA
- the rpsK gene encoding 30S ribosomal protein S11 yields the protein MPPKTRSAVRKPRRKEKKNVSHGQAHIKSTFNNTIVSITDPSGAVISWASGGDVGFKGSRKSTPYAAGMAAEAAARKAQEHGMKKVDVFVKGPGSGRETAIRSLQSAGLEVGSIQDVTPQAHNGCRPPKRRRV from the coding sequence ATGCCTCCCAAGACCCGCAGTGCCGTGCGCAAGCCGCGCCGCAAGGAGAAGAAGAACGTCTCCCACGGCCAGGCGCACATCAAGAGCACCTTCAACAACACCATCGTCTCCATCACCGACCCGTCCGGCGCGGTGATCTCCTGGGCCTCCGGCGGCGACGTCGGCTTCAAGGGCTCGCGCAAGTCGACGCCGTACGCCGCGGGCATGGCCGCCGAGGCCGCCGCGCGCAAGGCGCAGGAGCACGGCATGAAGAAGGTCGACGTCTTCGTCAAGGGCCCCGGCTCGGGCCGCGAGACCGCGATCCGGTCCCTGCAGTCCGCCGGCCTCGAGGTCGGCTCGATCCAGGACGTGACGCCGCAGGCGCACAACGGCTGCCGCCCGCCGAAGCGCCGCCGCGTCTGA
- the rplQ gene encoding 50S ribosomal protein L17, translating into MPTPTKGPRLGGGPAHERLILANLATSLFEHKRITTTEAKAKRLRPLAERLVTFAKRGDLHARRRVLTVVKDKSVVHELFVEIAPQMAERQGGYTRITKIGPRKGDNAPMAVIELVLEPVSPKQAVVREATKAAAKAAPKAEEPKAEETVEDTTEAPAEEVTEAPAEETTDEADKA; encoded by the coding sequence ATGCCCACGCCCACCAAGGGTCCCCGGCTCGGTGGCGGCCCGGCGCACGAGCGGCTGATCCTGGCCAACCTGGCCACGTCGCTGTTCGAGCACAAGCGCATCACGACCACCGAGGCCAAGGCCAAGCGCCTGCGCCCGCTGGCCGAGCGCCTCGTCACCTTCGCGAAGCGCGGCGACCTGCACGCCCGCCGGCGCGTCCTGACCGTCGTCAAGGACAAGTCGGTCGTGCACGAGCTGTTCGTGGAGATCGCCCCGCAGATGGCCGAGCGCCAGGGCGGCTACACGCGCATCACGAAGATCGGCCCCCGCAAGGGCGACAACGCCCCCATGGCCGTGATCGAGCTCGTGCTGGAGCCCGTCTCGCCGAAGCAGGCCGTCGTCCGCGAGGCCACCAAGGCCGCCGCGAAGGCCGCGCCGAAGGCGGAGGAGCCGAAGGCCGAGGAGACCGTCGAGGACACCACCGAGGCTCCGGCCGAGGAGGTCACCGAGGCTCCCGCCGAGGAGACGACGGACGAGGCCGACAAGGCCTGA
- the infA gene encoding translation initiation factor IF-1, translating into MAKKDGVIEIEGSVIEALPNAMFRVELTNGHKVLAHISGKMRQHYIRILPEDRVVVELSPYDLSRGRIVYRYK; encoded by the coding sequence ATGGCGAAGAAGGACGGTGTCATCGAGATCGAGGGCAGCGTGATCGAGGCTCTGCCGAACGCGATGTTCCGCGTGGAGCTGACCAACGGTCACAAGGTGCTCGCCCACATCTCGGGCAAGATGCGCCAGCACTACATCCGGATCCTCCCGGAGGACCGGGTGGTGGTCGAGCTGAGCCCGTACGACCTGTCCCGCGGGCGCATCGTCTACCGCTACAAGTAA
- a CDS encoding DNA-directed RNA polymerase subunit alpha, whose amino-acid sequence MLIAQRPTLTEEVISEYRSRFSIEPLEPGFGYTLGNSLRRTLLSSIPGAAVTSIRIDGVLHEFSTVPGVKEDVTEIILNIKNLVVSSENDEPVVMYLRKQGAGEVTAADIVPPAGVEVHNPDLHLATLNEKGKLEIELTVERGRGYVSANQNKSYEAEIGRIPVDSIYSPVLKVTYKVEATRVEQRTDFDKLVVDVETKPAISPRDALASAGKTLVELFGLARELNVEAEGIEIGPSPTDAALAADLALPIEDLQLTIRSYNCLKREGIHTVGELVARSEADLLDIRNFGAKSITEVKEKLAELNLSLKDSPLDFDPSAAAYYDGDEGDFTEDEQY is encoded by the coding sequence GTGCTCATCGCACAGCGCCCCACCCTGACCGAAGAGGTCATCTCGGAGTACCGCTCGCGGTTCTCCATCGAGCCGCTCGAGCCGGGCTTCGGCTACACGCTCGGCAACTCCCTGCGCCGCACGCTGCTGTCGTCCATCCCGGGCGCGGCGGTGACGAGCATCCGGATCGACGGCGTGCTGCACGAGTTCAGCACCGTCCCGGGCGTCAAGGAGGATGTCACCGAGATCATCCTCAACATCAAGAACCTCGTCGTGTCCTCCGAGAACGACGAGCCGGTCGTGATGTACCTGCGCAAGCAGGGTGCCGGTGAGGTCACCGCGGCGGACATCGTCCCGCCGGCGGGCGTCGAGGTGCACAACCCCGACCTGCACCTGGCCACGCTGAACGAGAAGGGCAAGCTCGAGATCGAGCTGACCGTCGAGCGCGGTCGCGGCTACGTCTCGGCGAACCAGAACAAGTCGTACGAGGCGGAGATCGGCCGGATCCCGGTCGACTCGATCTACTCGCCGGTCCTCAAGGTGACCTACAAGGTCGAGGCCACGCGTGTCGAGCAGCGCACCGACTTCGACAAGCTCGTCGTGGACGTCGAGACCAAGCCGGCGATCTCGCCGCGGGACGCGCTGGCCTCGGCCGGCAAGACCCTGGTCGAGCTGTTCGGGCTCGCCCGCGAGCTCAACGTCGAGGCCGAGGGCATCGAGATCGGCCCGTCGCCGACGGACGCGGCGCTGGCCGCGGACCTGGCGCTGCCGATCGAGGACCTGCAGCTGACCATCCGGTCGTACAACTGCCTCAAGCGCGAGGGCATCCACACGGTGGGCGAGCTCGTGGCGCGGTCGGAGGCCGACCTGCTCGACATCCGCAACTTCGGTGCGAAGTCGATCACCGAGGTCAAGGAGAAGCTGGCCGAGCTGAACCTGTCCCTCAAGGACAGCCCGCTCGACTTCGACCCGAGCGCCGCCGCGTACTACGACGGCGACGAGGGCGACTTCACCGAGGACGAGCAGTACTGA
- the rpsM gene encoding 30S ribosomal protein S13 — protein MARLVGVDLPREKRLEIALTYIYGVGRTRAQQTLAATGISPDVRVKDLDDAQLVTLRDYLEGNFKLEGDLRREVAADIRRKVEIGSYEGLRHRRGLPVRGQRTKTNARTRKGPKRTVAGKKKAGRK, from the coding sequence ATGGCACGTCTTGTCGGCGTCGACCTCCCCCGCGAGAAGCGGCTCGAGATCGCGCTCACCTACATCTACGGGGTCGGCCGGACCCGCGCGCAGCAGACGCTGGCGGCGACCGGTATCAGCCCTGACGTCCGCGTCAAGGACCTCGACGACGCCCAGCTCGTCACCCTCCGCGACTACCTCGAGGGCAACTTCAAGCTCGAGGGTGACCTGCGCCGCGAGGTCGCCGCGGACATCCGCCGCAAGGTCGAGATCGGCAGCTACGAGGGTCTGCGTCACCGCCGCGGGCTCCCGGTGCGTGGTCAGCGCACCAAGACCAACGCGCGTACCCGCAAGGGCCCGAAGCGCACCGTCGCCGGCAAGAAGAAGGCCGGCCGGAAGTAA
- a CDS encoding alpha/beta fold hydrolase, with protein sequence MTVPVVLVHGLRTSRTMWRVQVEALQAYGCPVVAVDLPGHGTRRGEAFTLDGAVQTVADAVDGLGGRALVVGLSLGGYTAIAHAARHPGQVAGLVAAACSTRPLVALVGAWTLLARGIARLPDAGEGLNQGLVSRVLPVEAARDAAAGGFALEVMDDVLREMRAATPVADLGRVEAPVWLVNGRFDHFRGEERGFLRACRDGRLVVVPGATHLVSLTAPVAFTRAVLDAVDVVGERETGTLI encoded by the coding sequence ATGACGGTCCCCGTGGTGCTGGTGCACGGTCTGCGCACGTCGCGCACCATGTGGCGGGTGCAGGTCGAGGCGCTGCAGGCGTACGGCTGCCCGGTGGTCGCGGTGGACCTGCCGGGGCACGGGACGCGCCGGGGCGAGGCGTTCACGCTCGACGGTGCGGTGCAGACCGTCGCGGACGCGGTGGACGGGCTGGGTGGGCGCGCGCTGGTGGTGGGGCTGTCGCTCGGCGGCTACACGGCGATCGCGCACGCGGCGCGGCACCCCGGCCAGGTGGCCGGCCTCGTCGCGGCGGCGTGCTCGACCCGGCCGCTGGTCGCGCTGGTCGGAGCGTGGACGCTGCTCGCCCGGGGTATCGCCCGGCTGCCGGACGCGGGGGAGGGCCTGAACCAGGGCCTCGTCAGCCGGGTGCTGCCGGTCGAGGCCGCGCGGGACGCCGCCGCGGGCGGGTTCGCGCTCGAGGTCATGGACGACGTGCTGCGGGAGATGCGCGCGGCGACCCCGGTGGCGGACCTGGGGCGCGTCGAGGCGCCCGTGTGGCTCGTGAACGGGCGGTTCGACCACTTCCGCGGCGAGGAGCGGGGGTTCCTGCGGGCGTGCCGCGACGGGCGGCTGGTCGTGGTCCCGGGCGCGACGCACCTGGTGTCGCTGACGGCGCCGGTGGCGTTCACGCGCGCGGTGCTGGACGCGGTCGACGTGGTGGGGGAGCGGGAGACGGGGACCCTGATCTAG
- a CDS encoding ROK family protein, producing MAVPPESSPALPASPRPARSPGAAPAPATPYTLAVDCGGGGIKASVLDASGTLHAPAVRVPTPYPLPPERLVATIAEIAGRLPAADRATIGMPGMIRHGVVVATPHYVTRSGPHTRVDPELVAAWAGCDIRAALEARLGVPSLVLNDAEVHGAGVVSGTGVELVLTLGTGLGSALFDGGRLAPHLEWSHAPVRRLTTYDEYIGQIQRARLGDALWSRRVRQVVEGLRPVVLWDRLYLGGGNSRRITPQVLARLGDDVVVVPNQAGIVGGVRAWQLGV from the coding sequence GTGGCCGTGCCCCCGGAGTCCTCGCCCGCGCTCCCGGCGTCCCCGCGCCCGGCGCGCTCCCCCGGCGCGGCGCCCGCGCCGGCCACGCCGTACACGCTCGCCGTCGACTGCGGGGGTGGCGGCATCAAGGCATCCGTCCTCGACGCGTCGGGGACGCTGCACGCCCCGGCGGTGCGGGTGCCGACCCCCTACCCGCTGCCGCCCGAGCGGCTGGTCGCCACGATCGCGGAGATCGCGGGTCGGCTGCCGGCGGCCGACCGCGCCACGATCGGCATGCCGGGCATGATCCGCCACGGCGTGGTCGTGGCGACCCCGCACTACGTGACGCGCTCGGGGCCGCACACCCGGGTCGACCCGGAGCTGGTCGCCGCCTGGGCCGGCTGCGACATCCGCGCGGCCCTCGAGGCACGGCTCGGTGTGCCGTCGCTCGTGCTGAACGACGCGGAGGTGCACGGCGCCGGCGTCGTGTCGGGCACGGGCGTCGAGCTGGTGCTGACGCTCGGCACCGGGCTGGGGTCCGCGCTGTTCGACGGCGGCCGGCTCGCCCCGCACCTGGAGTGGTCGCACGCCCCGGTCCGCCGCCTGACCACGTACGACGAGTACATCGGGCAGATCCAGCGCGCCCGGCTCGGCGACGCGCTGTGGTCGCGGCGGGTGCGGCAGGTCGTCGAGGGACTGCGCCCCGTGGTCCTGTGGGACCGGCTGTACCTCGGCGGGGGCAACTCGCGGCGCATCACCCCCCAGGTGCTCGCCCGGCTCGGGGACGACGTGGTCGTCGTCCCGAACCAGGCGGGCATCGTCGGCGGAGTGCGCGCCTGGCAGCTCGGGGTCTAG